From Candidatus Binatus sp., the proteins below share one genomic window:
- the purB gene encoding adenylosuccinate lyase, which produces MKDRPIETDAAGTDTALMAVTPIDGRYRARTRHLENYFSEFALIRYRVRVEIEWYLSLAENPAIDAIAKLDSLTVQKLRRIYEQFTLGDARRVKELEATTNHDVKAVEYFLKERIAEIAREHGAALPVEMVHFACTSEDINNLAYALILKEFVENELTPAIEKAVAPITALAHRYKSTPMLARTHGQEASPTTVGKEMAIFAARIARQLKHLHGQEFLGKLNGAVGNFNAHRFAYPEVDWIAHSQKFVAGLRLVWNPLTTQIESHDFIAELFAIVARIDTILLGFCRDMWSYISIGYFAQKTLAGETGSSVMPHKVNPIDFENCEGNLGIANSLLEHLAGKLPISRWQRDLTDSTAIRAMGTAFAHVVVALVSLERGLARVEVDEHRIAEDLDAEQAWEVVAEAIQTLMRRYGMPRPYETLKELTRGRRIDRKVIAEFIASLPLDEKAKAALGELNPRNYIGLAAELVERFAPAAHEVGASARKASRK; this is translated from the coding sequence GTGAAAGATCGACCAATCGAAACCGACGCCGCCGGAACAGATACGGCGTTGATGGCCGTAACGCCAATCGACGGGCGTTATCGCGCGCGCACGCGCCATCTCGAAAACTACTTCAGTGAATTTGCGCTGATCCGCTATCGGGTCCGCGTCGAGATCGAGTGGTACCTGTCGCTCGCGGAAAATCCGGCGATCGATGCGATCGCGAAGCTCGATTCCTTGACCGTGCAAAAGCTGCGTCGAATCTACGAGCAATTCACGCTCGGAGACGCGCGCCGCGTCAAGGAACTCGAAGCGACGACCAATCACGACGTCAAGGCGGTCGAGTATTTTCTCAAGGAACGGATCGCCGAAATCGCTCGCGAGCATGGCGCGGCGCTGCCGGTCGAGATGGTGCATTTCGCGTGCACCTCGGAAGACATCAACAATCTCGCGTACGCGCTGATACTGAAAGAGTTTGTCGAAAATGAACTGACGCCGGCGATCGAAAAAGCGGTCGCGCCGATCACCGCGCTGGCTCATCGATATAAATCGACGCCCATGCTCGCGCGAACGCACGGGCAGGAAGCCTCGCCGACCACGGTCGGCAAGGAGATGGCGATTTTCGCGGCGCGGATCGCGCGGCAATTGAAGCATCTTCACGGGCAGGAATTTCTCGGCAAGCTGAACGGCGCAGTCGGCAACTTCAACGCGCATCGATTTGCGTATCCCGAGGTGGACTGGATCGCGCATTCCCAAAAATTCGTCGCGGGACTGAGGCTCGTCTGGAATCCGCTAACGACGCAAATCGAGAGTCACGATTTTATCGCCGAGTTATTCGCGATCGTCGCGCGCATCGACACGATCCTGCTCGGCTTCTGCCGCGACATGTGGAGTTACATCTCGATCGGCTACTTCGCGCAGAAGACGCTGGCGGGCGAGACCGGTTCGTCGGTGATGCCGCACAAAGTCAATCCAATCGACTTCGAGAACTGCGAGGGGAACCTCGGAATCGCGAACTCGCTGCTCGAGCATCTGGCCGGCAAGCTGCCGATCTCCAGGTGGCAGCGCGATTTAACCGACAGCACCGCGATTCGCGCGATGGGCACGGCGTTTGCCCACGTCGTGGTCGCGCTGGTCTCGCTCGAGCGGGGACTCGCGCGCGTCGAAGTCGACGAGCATCGAATTGCCGAGGATCTCGACGCCGAGCAGGCGTGGGAAGTCGTCGCGGAGGCGATACAAACCCTGATGCGCCGCTACGGGATGCCGCGTCCGTACGAGACATTGAAGGAACTGACGCGCGGGCGGCGAATCGATCGCAAGGTGATCGCCGAGTTCATCGCGTCGTTGCCACTCGACGAGAAGGCCAAGGCGGCGCTCGGTGAGCTGAATCCGCGCAACTACATCGGCCTGGCTGCGGAGCTGGTCGAAAGGTTCGCGCCCGCTGCTCACGAAGTGGGCGCATCGGCGCGGAAAGCATCACGCAAATGA
- the purL gene encoding phosphoribosylformylglycinamidine synthase subunit PurL yields the protein MSERPVSLPGEPKVDLEMARGHGLSDDEYRKIEEILGRTPTYTELGVFSVMWSEHCSYKSSRLHLKKLPSKSDLVVQGPGENAGAIDVGDGWAAVFKIESHNHPSFVEPYQGAATGVGGILRDIFTMGARPVASMNSLKFGAFDHPRTRYLLGGVVGGIGGYGNCVGVPTVAGEVMFDAAYNANILVNAFCLGLVRKDEIMSAKARGPGNPVLYVGSATGRDGIHGASMASAEFDKESEAKRPAVQVGDPFTEKLLIEACLEAGRTGAIVAIQDMGAAGLTSSSSEMAARGGLGIELDLDLVPLREAGLTPYEILLSESQERMLIVAERGREAELQAVFDKWDLHAVVIGQVTEDKRWRARWHGEIVADIPAAQIADAAPMYDRPSAPPRSHPPIMASVSPLHPESAKALRALLDNPNVASKKWIFRQYDSIVQSNTVEGPGGDAAVMRIKNSSRGFALKVDSNPRACALDPYIGTVATVCEAVRNVACAGARPVGITNCLNYGNPERPEVMWQFTRGVEALRDAAIAFGTPVVSGNVSFYNETEGLAIPPTPTIAVLGVLDDVARHVTQQFKNPGDAIVILRTAKPSFAASEYAAAFGIDDATMSPIDLAREQALIEGLVAGAELGLIRSAHDVAEGGLAVALAEGCFNSRTPLGAQIDTERAEVIDAAELFGEGPSTVVISVANGDVARIEQLFSGSGLEVTQIGRVISEPRLRIGDAIDEDVRDLMRIYEDAIPRRLAAGD from the coding sequence ATGAGCGAGCGCCCGGTTTCTCTTCCCGGCGAGCCGAAAGTCGATCTCGAGATGGCGCGCGGCCACGGACTTTCGGACGACGAGTATCGCAAGATCGAAGAGATCCTCGGCCGCACGCCGACCTACACCGAGCTCGGCGTGTTCTCCGTGATGTGGTCGGAGCATTGCTCGTACAAGTCGTCGCGGCTGCATCTGAAGAAGCTGCCGTCGAAGAGCGATTTGGTGGTGCAGGGGCCGGGTGAGAATGCCGGCGCGATCGACGTCGGCGACGGCTGGGCCGCAGTATTTAAAATCGAAAGCCACAATCATCCATCGTTCGTCGAGCCGTATCAGGGCGCGGCGACCGGCGTCGGCGGAATCCTGCGCGACATTTTCACGATGGGCGCGCGGCCAGTCGCGAGCATGAACTCGCTCAAGTTCGGCGCGTTCGATCATCCGCGCACGCGCTATCTGCTGGGCGGAGTGGTGGGCGGAATCGGCGGCTACGGCAATTGTGTCGGCGTGCCGACGGTCGCCGGCGAGGTGATGTTCGACGCGGCTTACAACGCGAACATCCTGGTGAATGCGTTCTGCCTCGGCCTCGTTCGCAAAGATGAAATCATGAGCGCGAAAGCGCGCGGTCCCGGCAATCCCGTGCTGTACGTCGGCTCGGCCACCGGCCGCGACGGAATCCACGGCGCCTCGATGGCGTCGGCGGAGTTCGACAAGGAGAGCGAAGCCAAGCGGCCCGCGGTGCAGGTCGGGGATCCGTTCACGGAGAAATTGCTGATCGAAGCGTGCCTCGAAGCGGGCCGCACCGGCGCGATCGTCGCGATACAGGACATGGGCGCTGCCGGGCTCACGTCGTCGTCGAGCGAGATGGCGGCGCGCGGCGGGCTCGGAATCGAACTCGATCTCGATCTCGTGCCGCTGCGCGAAGCGGGACTTACCCCGTACGAAATTCTGCTCTCCGAATCGCAGGAGCGGATGCTGATCGTCGCCGAGCGCGGCCGCGAAGCCGAGTTGCAAGCGGTGTTCGACAAATGGGATCTGCACGCGGTGGTGATCGGGCAGGTTACTGAAGACAAGCGGTGGCGCGCGCGCTGGCACGGCGAGATCGTAGCCGATATCCCGGCGGCTCAGATCGCCGATGCGGCCCCGATGTACGATCGGCCGTCCGCTCCGCCGAGGTCGCATCCGCCGATCATGGCGAGCGTCTCGCCGCTGCATCCGGAATCTGCGAAAGCGCTGCGCGCGCTGCTCGACAATCCCAACGTCGCGTCTAAGAAGTGGATTTTTCGCCAGTACGATTCGATCGTACAAAGCAACACGGTCGAAGGACCCGGCGGCGACGCGGCCGTGATGCGAATCAAGAATTCGAGCCGCGGCTTTGCGCTGAAGGTCGATTCAAATCCGCGCGCCTGCGCGCTCGATCCTTATATCGGCACCGTCGCGACGGTATGCGAGGCGGTGCGTAATGTCGCGTGCGCTGGAGCGCGGCCGGTCGGAATCACGAACTGCCTCAACTACGGAAACCCAGAGCGGCCCGAAGTGATGTGGCAATTCACGCGCGGCGTCGAGGCGCTGCGCGACGCAGCGATCGCGTTCGGCACACCGGTCGTGAGCGGCAACGTGAGCTTCTACAACGAGACCGAGGGGCTCGCGATCCCGCCGACGCCGACGATCGCCGTGCTGGGCGTGCTCGACGACGTCGCGCGGCACGTCACGCAGCAGTTCAAGAATCCTGGCGACGCGATCGTGATATTGCGCACGGCGAAGCCGTCGTTCGCGGCGAGTGAGTACGCTGCTGCCTTCGGAATCGACGACGCCACGATGAGTCCGATCGATCTCGCGCGCGAACAGGCGCTGATCGAGGGGCTGGTTGCCGGGGCTGAACTCGGGTTGATAAGATCGGCTCACGACGTAGCCGAGGGTGGGCTTGCGGTGGCTCTCGCCGAAGGATGTTTCAATTCGAGGACGCCGCTGGGCGCTCAAATCGATACGGAGCGCGCGGAGGTTATCGACGCCGCGGAGTTGTTTGGCGAAGGACCCTCGACGGTGGTGATCTCGGTCGCCAACGGCGACGTCGCGCGAATCGAGCAATTGTTTTCCGGCAGCGGTCTCGAAGTTACGCAGATTGGGCGAGTGATCTCCGAGCCGCGCCTCAGGATTGGCGATGCGATCGACGAGGACGTGCGGGACTTGATGCGAATTTACGAAGACGCGATTCCGAGGAGGCTGGCCGCCGGTGACTGA
- the purC gene encoding phosphoribosylaminoimidazolesuccinocarboxamide synthase — MFYEGKAKKLYSTSDPDLVIAYFKDDATAFNAKKKGTIEGKGAMNNRISELFFLLLEKNGVKTHFVRRLNDREMLCKRLEIIPVETVVRNIVAGSLAKRLGREEGEQLKRPIVEYYYKSDALDDPLILGDHAIAFGWATADELKQIHSMALRVNELLREFLDERRVILVDFKLEFGRHHGEILLGDEICPDTCRFWDKATRQKLDKDRFRRDLGGVEDAYHEMLRRVES, encoded by the coding sequence ATGTTTTACGAGGGCAAGGCGAAGAAACTCTATTCGACTTCCGACCCCGACCTCGTGATCGCGTATTTCAAGGACGACGCGACTGCGTTCAATGCAAAGAAGAAAGGCACGATCGAAGGCAAGGGTGCGATGAACAATCGCATCTCGGAGCTCTTCTTCCTGCTGCTCGAAAAGAATGGCGTGAAGACTCACTTCGTGCGGCGGCTGAACGATCGCGAGATGTTATGCAAGCGCCTCGAGATTATCCCGGTGGAAACCGTGGTGCGGAATATCGTCGCAGGCTCGCTCGCGAAGCGGCTGGGGCGCGAAGAGGGCGAGCAGCTCAAACGCCCGATCGTCGAGTACTACTACAAGTCCGACGCGCTCGACGATCCGCTGATTCTTGGCGACCACGCGATCGCATTCGGCTGGGCGACGGCGGATGAGCTGAAGCAAATACATTCGATGGCGCTGCGTGTGAATGAGTTACTGAGAGAATTCCTCGACGAGCGCCGCGTGATCCTCGTAGATTTCAAGCTCGAGTTCGGACGTCATCACGGCGAGATTCTGCTCGGCGATGAAATCTGCCCCGATACGTGCCGCTTCTGGGACAAGGCAACGCGGCAGAAACTAGACAAGGATCGCTTCCGGCGCGACTTGGGCGGCGTCGAGGATGCGTATCACGAAATGCTGCGGCGGGTTGAGAGTTAG
- the purQ gene encoding phosphoribosylformylglycinamidine synthase subunit PurQ yields MKWGVVRFPGSLDDADALHALADVMHQDAAMLWHKETTLRGAECVLLPGGFSYGDYLRTGAIARFSPVMESVAKFAADGGLVIGTCNGFQILCEAHLLPGALTRNRTLSFICERVMVRVENASTPFTCAMKQGDLLRLPIKHGEGLYVAPEDELRQMEERGQVILRYVDEDGRETEASNLNGSTRAIAGVANERFNVFGLMPHPEHAVEAMLGGTDGRKIFQSIIESVR; encoded by the coding sequence ATGAAGTGGGGAGTCGTGCGATTTCCCGGCTCGCTCGACGACGCCGACGCGCTCCATGCACTCGCCGACGTGATGCACCAGGATGCCGCGATGCTGTGGCACAAGGAGACCACGCTGCGCGGCGCGGAATGCGTGCTGCTGCCGGGCGGGTTTAGCTACGGCGACTATTTGCGCACCGGAGCGATCGCGCGCTTCTCGCCGGTGATGGAAAGCGTCGCGAAATTCGCGGCTGACGGCGGGCTGGTGATCGGCACCTGCAACGGCTTCCAGATTCTGTGCGAGGCGCATCTGCTGCCCGGCGCGCTGACGCGCAATCGCACGCTCTCGTTCATCTGCGAGCGCGTGATGGTTCGCGTCGAGAACGCCAGCACGCCGTTTACCTGCGCGATGAAGCAGGGCGACCTGCTGCGACTTCCGATCAAGCACGGCGAGGGACTGTATGTCGCGCCCGAAGATGAACTGCGGCAGATGGAAGAGCGCGGCCAGGTTATCCTGCGCTACGTCGATGAAGACGGGCGCGAGACCGAGGCTTCGAACCTGAACGGCTCGACGCGCGCGATCGCCGGCGTCGCCAATGAGCGCTTCAACGTGTTCGGCCTGATGCCGCATCCGGAGCACGCGGTCGAGGCGATGCTCGGCGGCACCGACGGCCGCAAAATTTTCCAATCGATTATCGAGAGCGTGCGATGA
- the purS gene encoding phosphoribosylformylglycinamidine synthase subunit PurS gives MQVRVFVTPRAGILDPQGRAVEGSLHSLGFKNVSQVKVGKFITFEIDADTAEDARAQARKMCEQLLANAVIEDFRFEVDAQ, from the coding sequence TTGCAAGTAAGAGTTTTCGTGACGCCGCGCGCGGGCATCCTCGATCCGCAGGGACGCGCCGTCGAAGGTTCGCTGCACAGCCTTGGTTTCAAAAATGTCTCGCAAGTGAAGGTCGGCAAATTCATCACGTTCGAGATCGACGCGGACACGGCTGAAGATGCTCGCGCGCAGGCGAGAAAAATGTGCGAGCAACTGCTGGCGAACGCGGTGATCGAGGATTTTCGCTTCGAGGTGGATGCGCAATGA
- the purF gene encoding amidophosphoribosyltransferase, producing the protein MEESKLDAFHEECGVFGVHQHPEAANLAYLGLYAQQHRGQESAGIVSSNGKSLISHRGMGLVADIFNSSIIAKLEGTSAIGHNRYSTTGSTTINNCQPLVVEYARGGLALAHNGNIVNFQELRERLESTGSIFQSSSDSEVMIHLIAASRAATLPERVAEALAQVRGAYSLVVLTETTLMAVRDPHGFRPLVLGSLNGATIVASETCALDLVRAEYIREIEPGEMIIVDESGLHSIHPFAHAPATRCIFEYVYFSRPDSQVYGRNVYQVRKQQGRALARECPADAEIVVPVPDSGTPAALGYAEESGIPFEMGLVRSHYIGRTFIEPRESIRHFGVKIKFNPVAELLKGKRIVLIEDSLVRGTTLRKVIPMLRQAGAREVHMRIAAPPTTNSCFYGIDTPTREELLASSQSVEQIRRYITADSLGYLSWDGLYSFNGESREGFCDACFTGNYPVEIPRGNGPAQLHLFLANEDGLKADRR; encoded by the coding sequence ATTGAAGAATCGAAACTCGACGCGTTCCATGAGGAATGCGGCGTGTTCGGCGTGCATCAGCATCCCGAGGCGGCGAACCTCGCCTACCTCGGCCTCTACGCGCAGCAGCATCGCGGGCAGGAATCCGCCGGCATCGTTTCGTCCAACGGCAAGTCGCTGATCTCGCATCGCGGGATGGGTCTCGTCGCCGACATCTTCAACAGTTCGATTATCGCCAAGCTCGAAGGCACCAGCGCGATCGGACACAACCGCTATTCGACCACCGGTTCGACCACAATCAATAACTGCCAGCCGCTGGTGGTCGAGTACGCGCGCGGCGGACTCGCGCTCGCGCACAACGGCAACATCGTAAATTTCCAGGAATTGCGCGAGCGGCTCGAGTCGACCGGATCGATCTTTCAATCGTCGTCCGACAGCGAGGTGATGATTCATCTGATCGCGGCGTCGCGCGCGGCGACGCTGCCTGAGCGCGTCGCGGAAGCGCTGGCGCAGGTGCGCGGCGCGTATTCGCTGGTGGTGCTGACCGAGACCACGCTGATGGCGGTGCGCGATCCGCATGGCTTCCGGCCGCTGGTGCTCGGCAGCCTGAACGGCGCGACGATCGTCGCCTCGGAAACCTGCGCGCTCGATTTGGTGCGCGCGGAATATATCCGCGAGATCGAGCCCGGCGAGATGATCATCGTCGATGAAAGCGGCCTGCATTCGATTCATCCGTTCGCGCACGCGCCGGCCACGCGATGCATCTTCGAGTACGTTTATTTTTCGCGCCCCGACAGCCAGGTGTACGGGCGCAACGTGTACCAGGTGCGCAAGCAGCAGGGGCGGGCGCTCGCGCGCGAATGCCCCGCCGACGCGGAGATCGTGGTGCCGGTGCCGGACTCGGGCACGCCGGCGGCGCTCGGCTACGCGGAGGAATCGGGCATTCCATTCGAGATGGGACTGGTGCGCAGCCATTACATCGGGCGGACGTTTATCGAGCCGCGCGAATCGATTCGCCATTTCGGCGTGAAGATAAAGTTCAATCCCGTCGCAGAGTTGCTGAAGGGCAAGCGTATCGTGCTGATCGAGGATTCACTCGTGCGCGGCACCACGCTCAGAAAAGTGATCCCGATGCTCCGGCAGGCGGGCGCGCGCGAAGTTCACATGCGAATAGCGGCGCCGCCGACGACCAACTCATGCTTCTATGGAATCGACACGCCGACGCGCGAGGAGTTGCTGGCGTCGTCGCAATCGGTCGAACAGATTCGCCGCTACATCACGGCTGACTCGCTGGGCTACCTGAGTTGGGACGGCCTCTACTCGTTCAATGGCGAGAGTCGGGAGGGATTTTGCGACGCGTGCTTCACCGGAAACTATCCAGTCGAGATTCCGCGCGGCAACGGCCCCGCGCAGTTGCATCTGTTTCTCGCCAACGAGGATGGGCTGAAGGCCGACCGCCGCTAG
- the dut gene encoding dUTP diphosphatase — MNPTLKIARVRKSSLPLPAYQSEHAAGIDLMADIDAPWNMAPGERRALPTGIAVEIPVGYEGQVRPRSGRALKEGLGVINSPGTIDADYRGEVKVLLVNLGQLPIRIMPGDRIAQLVIAPVVRAEIVEVEELAPTTRGPGGFGHTGR; from the coding sequence ATGAATCCGACCCTGAAGATCGCGCGAGTGCGGAAAAGTTCGCTGCCGCTTCCCGCATATCAAAGCGAGCACGCCGCCGGAATCGACCTGATGGCGGATATCGACGCCCCGTGGAACATGGCGCCGGGCGAGCGCCGCGCGCTGCCGACCGGTATCGCGGTCGAGATTCCCGTCGGATACGAAGGGCAGGTGCGTCCACGCAGCGGGCGCGCGCTGAAGGAAGGCCTCGGAGTCATCAATTCGCCCGGCACGATCGATGCTGACTATCGCGGCGAAGTTAAAGTATTACTTGTAAATTTGGGACAGCTCCCGATCCGCATCATGCCCGGCGACCGGATCGCGCAACTGGTGATCGCGCCCGTCGTGCGCGCCGAGATCGTCGAGGTCGAGGAACTCGCGCCGACCACCCGCGGCCCCGGCGGCTTCGGTCATACCGGACGCTAG
- a CDS encoding anti-sigma factor, with translation MDCTTYIERYLDAHVDGELGAVEAGAVEQHLKGCANCRLLYAEERAVKALVHERARRYQTPAQVRGSILAALDAVDSAAGNRERPQRTRRAALSALRSARLWIPTAAAAAAVIAFVIFHGGGVPPAGAVPAFDVAIARYQHFDAHFEPNVPSASPADISDAYLGHKMPGLLWNLQPSGYRLVGGRLDRLSDGSLAAFTFYRGEGSSILCAFMKAHGMQLPQGATQTVGGHSYYSYKGYRVCMSYYPRGDFICVMVSRNTMPHFVQDILGTSL, from the coding sequence ATGGATTGCACCACTTACATCGAGCGGTACCTGGACGCCCACGTTGATGGCGAGCTCGGCGCGGTCGAAGCCGGCGCCGTCGAGCAGCATCTCAAGGGATGCGCCAATTGCCGGCTTCTTTATGCCGAAGAGCGCGCGGTCAAGGCGCTGGTTCATGAGCGCGCGCGGCGCTATCAGACGCCTGCCCAGGTGCGTGGCTCGATTCTCGCTGCGCTGGACGCGGTCGATTCAGCCGCCGGGAATCGCGAACGGCCGCAGCGGACCAGGCGCGCTGCGCTCTCCGCCCTGCGGAGCGCGCGGCTATGGATTCCGACCGCGGCCGCCGCGGCGGCCGTGATCGCATTCGTGATCTTTCATGGCGGAGGCGTCCCACCGGCAGGCGCGGTTCCAGCCTTCGACGTAGCAATCGCGCGCTACCAACATTTCGACGCTCACTTCGAGCCTAACGTCCCGTCCGCGTCACCGGCAGATATCTCGGACGCTTATCTGGGTCACAAGATGCCCGGCCTGCTCTGGAACCTGCAACCGAGCGGCTATCGGCTGGTAGGCGGTCGCCTCGATCGGCTCTCCGATGGCAGCCTCGCTGCGTTCACCTTTTATCGTGGCGAGGGCAGTTCGATTCTGTGCGCGTTCATGAAGGCGCACGGGATGCAACTGCCCCAAGGTGCGACACAAACCGTCGGGGGCCACAGCTACTATAGCTACAAGGGTTATCGCGTGTGCATGAGCTACTATCCGCGCGGCGATTTCATCTGCGTGATGGTCTCGCGCAACACGATGCCACACTTCGTGCAGGACATCCTGGGCACCTCGCTCTGA
- a CDS encoding sigma-70 family RNA polymerase sigma factor has product MAGKGGIGDDRRKRFEEEALPHLDALYSTAMRLARNPDDAHDLLQETALRAYRFFHQFEAGTNCRAWLLTILFNNFRNGYRRTAREQPASSAEDFEHRIELESIRGNHAESNPEALLAGYGMEQEVEAALAKLPDEFREALLLVDVEELSYQEISGVLNIPIGTVKSRVSRGRSMLREALAGYAKVRGIIRS; this is encoded by the coding sequence ATGGCGGGCAAGGGTGGCATCGGCGACGACCGCCGCAAGCGGTTCGAAGAGGAGGCTTTGCCTCATCTCGACGCGCTCTACAGCACGGCGATGCGCCTTGCGCGCAACCCCGACGACGCCCACGATCTGCTGCAGGAAACTGCGCTGCGGGCCTATCGTTTTTTTCATCAGTTCGAAGCCGGCACCAACTGCCGGGCGTGGCTGCTGACGATACTGTTCAACAATTTTCGCAACGGGTACCGCCGGACGGCGCGCGAGCAGCCGGCCTCGAGCGCGGAGGATTTCGAGCATAGGATAGAACTCGAAAGCATCCGCGGGAATCACGCCGAATCGAACCCTGAAGCCCTGCTGGCGGGCTACGGGATGGAGCAGGAAGTCGAGGCGGCGCTTGCTAAATTGCCAGACGAATTTCGCGAGGCGCTGCTGTTGGTGGATGTGGAGGAATTGAGCTACCAGGAAATTTCGGGGGTTCTCAACATTCCGATCGGTACGGTAAAATCGCGGGTATCGCGCGGGCGATCGATGCTGCGCGAGGCGCTGGCGGGTTACGCCAAAGTTAGAGGAATAATTCGCTCTTGA